CTGGTTCTCCTCGTGCGAAATGCGCTCCTGCAGCTCAGCAAGGCGCACATACCGCTCCTGCACGACCGCCTTCGGCACTTGGTCGGCCATGGTGGCCGCTGGGGTGCCGGGGCGAATGGAGTATTGGTAAGTGAAAGCCGTCGCGAACCGGGAAGCCTCGACGACCCGCATGGTCTCGAGGAAGTCCGCCTCGGTTTCGCCGGGGAAACCCACGATGATGTCGGTGCTGATGGCGGCCTCGGGCATGCGCTCGCGCACGCGGTCGAGGATGCCGAGGAACTTCTTGCTGCGATACGAGCGACGCATCGCTTTGAGGAGCGCGTCCGAGCCCGACTGCAGGGGCATGTGGAGCTGCGGCATGACGTTGGGAGTCTCCGCCATCGCGTCGATGACGTCGTCCGTGAACGCCGCCGGGTGGGGGCTCGTGAATCGCACTCGCTCCAGGCCCTCGATCGCCCCCACTGCGCGCAACAGCTTGCTGAACGCGAAGCGATCGCCGAACTCGACGCCGTAGCTGTTGACGTTCTGCCCGAGCAGCGTGACCTCGATAGCCCCGTCGTCGACGAGCGCCTGCACCTCAGCAAGAATCTCGCCCGGGCGCCGATCCTTCTCCTTGCCGCGAAGGGTCGGCACGATGCAGAACGTGCACGTGTTGTTGCACCCCACTGAGATCGAGACCCAGCCGCTCGCAGCGGAGTCCCGCTTGGTCGGCAGGGTCGAGGGGAAAGTCTCGAGCGACTCGAGGATCTCGATCTGGGCCTCGGCGTTGTGGCGGGCCCGCTCGAGCAGGGCGGGGAGGGAACCCATGTTGTGGGTGCCGAAGACGACGTCGACCCACGGCGCCTTTTTCAGGATGACGCCCTGGTCCTTCTGGGCCAGGCATCCGCCGACCGCGATCTGCATTCCGTCGGGTCGTTCGCGCTTCTCGCTCGCGAGCTGGCCCAGGTTGCCGTAGAGCTTGTTGTCGGCGTTCTCGCGCACCGCGCAGGTATTAATGACCACCACGTCGGCGTCGGAGCCATCCGTCGAGGCAACATACCCGGCGGCCTCGAGCGAACCCGAGAGCCGCTCGGAGTCGTGCACGTTCATCTGGCAGCCGAAGGTGCGCACGTAGTAGGTGCGCGCACTCCCGTCCGCCCGCACGGCTGCTGGCGACGGCGAGATCTGAGGCGCTGCGGTTGCGGTCGTCATAGCCCTCATTCTATCGACGGACGCGGCTCGTTCCTCGCCACCGGAGCCCCTGCGCTATCGGCGCAGACCCACGGACTCAAGCGCCTCGTTCACGGCACTGCGCGCGGACTCGCCCGACCAACCGCGACGGGCGAGGAAGCCGAGCAGACGGCGCTCAGCTGTCACTCGGTCGAGATCACGCATGCGGCCGACCCGCTGCAGTGCGGCCTCCCGCACGAGCGCGACCTCGTCCTCGGCGTCCAGCTCCGAAAGTGCTGCCTCGATCTCAATGTCGGGAAGCAATCGATCCATGAGCTTGCGTCGAATCTGCGAACGACTCGCCTTGCTGCGCTCGCGGAGCGAAGAAGTGAGGGCGCGCGCTAGGTCTGCGTCGTCCAAGTAGCCGCTGCGGGAGAACTCAGCAAGAACGTCCTCCACTTCGGACTCGTCGTGCCCCAAGTCGAGCAGAGCACGCCGCACCTCGCCGGTCGAGCGAGCCCGGCGAGCGAGCACCCGCACCCCGTCCTCGGTCGCCGTGCGGGTCGGCGCGGAGATCTGCTCCGAGCCTCCCGCATCGGCGACCGCTCGGGGGCGACTGGACTGACGCTCGCTGGGAGTCCGGACTGCACTCAAGCGACGACGGGCCTCCTTGCGCGGAGGCTCGTCACCCCCGGAGTCGCCCGGCCAGTGCTCGGCGTCGGTGCGCGCGACGGCGCCGAGCAACCGGCTGCGCAACTCGACCACCTCCGCGAGCCCCTCGCGCTCAGGCGCCGGATCGGGGTTCGCCTGTGCGTCCCGATCCGGCACCGGGAGAAACCGAACGACCATCGCGGGCTACGCGCCGATCCGTACCGGGGTGTCCCCCGCACCAGCGGTCTTGGCGGCCTTCGCTGCCTTCGCCGCTTCAAGTGCCGCGGCGTTCGCCGCGTCGACGGCGACCTGGCCGACGCCGAGCTTGACGAGGATCTTGTCCTCGATCTCTTGCGCGGTGTCGGGGTGCGAGAGCAGGAAACGACGAGCGTTCTCCATGCCCTGACCGAGCTGATCGCCGTTGTAGGTGAACCACGAGCCACTCTTCTTGACGATCTCGTGCTCGACACCGTAGTCGATCAGCGAGCCCTCGCGCGAGATGCCCGTGCCGTAGAGAATATCGAACTCGGCCTGCTTGAAGGGCGGGGCCATCTTGTTCTTGACGACCTTGACGCGGGTGCGGTTACCGACTGCGTCGGTGCCGTCCTTGAGCGTCTGAATGCGACGAATGTCGAGGCGAACCGACGCATAGAACTTCAGCGCCTTGCCACCGGCGGTCGTCTCGGGGCTCCCAAACATCACGCCGATCTTCTCGCGCAGCTGGTTAATGAAGATGATGGTGGTGTTCGTCTGGCTCAAGCCACCCGTAATCTTGCGCAGCGCCTGAGACATGAGGCGGGCCTGGAGGCCGACGTGACTGTCGCCCATCTCGCCCTCGATCTCGGCCTTCGGCACGAGCGCGGCGACGGAGTCAATCACGATGAGGTCGATCGATCCGGATCGAATCAGCATGTCGGCGATCTCAAGCGCCTGCTCACCGGTGTCCGGCTGAGAAACGAGAAGCGCGTCGATGTCGACGCCAAGCTTCTGCGCGTAGGCGGGGTCGAGGGCGTGCTCCGCGTCAATGAAAGCCGCGATGCCACCCGCGCGCTGCGCGTTCGCAATTGCGTGCAGCGTCAACGTCGTCTTGCCCGAAGACTCGGGCCCGTAGATCTCGACGACACGGCCGCGCGGCAGCCCGCCAATCCCGAGCGCGACGTCCAGTGCGATCGAACCGGTGGAGATGACCTCGACGGGCGCCCGCTCGTTGCTGCCGAGCCGCATCACCGAGCCCTTGCCGAACTGGCGATCGATCTGCGCGAGGGCCGATTCGAGGGACTTCTCGCGATCCTTGGGTGATGCCATTGTGCGTCTCCGATTCTTGCGGGCGGCTGAGCCACCGGGTTGCTGCCTACCGACTGTCGTGCACCGAGGTGGTGCTAACAAGGCTGGTGTCTGATGCCTGTAACGCTAGATCGCACCACCGACATTGAGCCGGGAGAATGCAATCTGCGCACAAGTCGCGATCAGGTTCACCTGTGAGTGACGATAGCAACCATCGAACACATATTCGAAGAACGCGCGGCGTGTCGCAAGAAAAACGGGTTAGGAGGGCGGGTCGACCAGGCCCCGGCCATGACG
This genomic stretch from Leucobacter sp. CX169 harbors:
- the miaB gene encoding tRNA (N6-isopentenyl adenosine(37)-C2)-methylthiotransferase MiaB — its product is MTTATAAPQISPSPAAVRADGSARTYYVRTFGCQMNVHDSERLSGSLEAAGYVASTDGSDADVVVINTCAVRENADNKLYGNLGQLASEKRERPDGMQIAVGGCLAQKDQGVILKKAPWVDVVFGTHNMGSLPALLERARHNAEAQIEILESLETFPSTLPTKRDSAASGWVSISVGCNNTCTFCIVPTLRGKEKDRRPGEILAEVQALVDDGAIEVTLLGQNVNSYGVEFGDRFAFSKLLRAVGAIEGLERVRFTSPHPAAFTDDVIDAMAETPNVMPQLHMPLQSGSDALLKAMRRSYRSKKFLGILDRVRERMPEAAISTDIIVGFPGETEADFLETMRVVEASRFATAFTYQYSIRPGTPAATMADQVPKAVVQERYVRLAELQERISHEENQAQIGREVHVLVAAGEGRKDEQTHRLSGRAEDSRLVHFEVPVGAEVPRPGDVVTVLISGAAPHFLIADHAPAGPYAVRRTRAGDAWDRRQADSCGAPAPTAPGERRPVSLGLPVRRA
- a CDS encoding regulatory protein RecX, whose protein sequence is MVVRFLPVPDRDAQANPDPAPEREGLAEVVELRSRLLGAVARTDAEHWPGDSGGDEPPRKEARRRLSAVRTPSERQSSRPRAVADAGGSEQISAPTRTATEDGVRVLARRARSTGEVRRALLDLGHDESEVEDVLAEFSRSGYLDDADLARALTSSLRERSKASRSQIRRKLMDRLLPDIEIEAALSELDAEDEVALVREAALQRVGRMRDLDRVTAERRLLGFLARRGWSGESARSAVNEALESVGLRR
- the recA gene encoding recombinase RecA, with amino-acid sequence MASPKDREKSLESALAQIDRQFGKGSVMRLGSNERAPVEVISTGSIALDVALGIGGLPRGRVVEIYGPESSGKTTLTLHAIANAQRAGGIAAFIDAEHALDPAYAQKLGVDIDALLVSQPDTGEQALEIADMLIRSGSIDLIVIDSVAALVPKAEIEGEMGDSHVGLQARLMSQALRKITGGLSQTNTTIIFINQLREKIGVMFGSPETTAGGKALKFYASVRLDIRRIQTLKDGTDAVGNRTRVKVVKNKMAPPFKQAEFDILYGTGISREGSLIDYGVEHEIVKKSGSWFTYNGDQLGQGMENARRFLLSHPDTAQEIEDKILVKLGVGQVAVDAANAAALEAAKAAKAAKTAGAGDTPVRIGA